In Synechococcus sp. PCC 6312, one genomic interval encodes:
- a CDS encoding Uma2 family endonuclease produces MTATEVLSPTAKPLQPMSDTWLPVAWDEFEALVSDSSYDKTKCYYYNGHMRLEMPPVSHDHAENDNTMAWSINLFGLARTIPLKVLSNCSYRKVGSRECQPDISCYVGDQVAAVPFGSGIIDLNIYPAPDLVIEVAKTSLFDDLSVKRFLYESLGVKEYWVVDVEKIEITAYVIADEGSNRIQVSQVLPGLAFTVLEEALRRSRETDQSQVGAWLLSQFQA; encoded by the coding sequence ATGACAGCAACAGAAGTATTATCTCCAACCGCAAAACCGCTTCAACCGATGAGTGATACTTGGCTTCCCGTGGCCTGGGATGAGTTTGAAGCTCTGGTTAGCGATTCAAGCTATGACAAAACAAAATGCTACTACTACAACGGCCACATGAGGTTAGAAATGCCGCCCGTTAGTCATGATCATGCTGAAAATGACAATACAATGGCTTGGTCAATCAATTTATTTGGCCTGGCTCGGACGATTCCACTAAAGGTATTGTCGAACTGTAGCTATCGTAAGGTTGGGTCGAGGGAGTGTCAGCCAGATATTTCCTGTTATGTGGGGGATCAGGTCGCTGCTGTTCCGTTTGGGAGTGGAATTATTGATCTAAATATTTATCCGGCTCCCGATTTGGTCATTGAAGTGGCCAAGACTTCGTTGTTTGATGACCTGAGTGTGAAGCGTTTTCTTTATGAGTCATTAGGAGTTAAGGAATATTGGGTGGTGGATGTCGAAAAAATTGAAATTACGGCTTATGTCATTGCGGATGAAGGTAGTAACCGAATTCAAGTATCACAAGTATTACCAGGCCTGGCCTTTACGGTTTTAGAAGAAGCTCTGCGCCGTAGTCGAGAAACAGATCAATCCCAAGTTGGGGCCTGGTTATTGAGTCAATTTCAAGCATAA
- a CDS encoding BrnT family toxin — protein MIEFEWSPEKAQSNLQKHGVSFQEAATVFNDPLSVTFPDPDHSIGESRYVIIGLSRFGQVLIVSHTDRANKVRIISARIASRQEKRFYEEGS, from the coding sequence ATGATAGAATTTGAATGGAGCCCAGAAAAAGCACAATCCAATCTTCAAAAGCATGGTGTTTCTTTTCAGGAGGCTGCAACTGTATTTAACGACCCTCTATCTGTAACCTTCCCTGATCCTGATCATTCCATTGGAGAAAGCCGCTACGTTATCATTGGTCTATCGAGGTTTGGGCAAGTTTTGATCGTTTCACATACTGACCGAGCTAATAAAGTCCGAATTATTAGTGCCCGAATAGCAAGCCGACAGGAAAAGAGGTTTTATGAAGAAGGAAGTTAA
- a CDS encoding helix-turn-helix domain-containing protein — MELSVKTGSENSSNFTSDLIAMFEDCLGCKWTIHLLTQISLGINRPSALVKTQKGLTPKVLNECLTRLVQFGIVEKLTYPELPPRVEYYLTPFGQDFVEILDRIEVLQDKAKMARDHSTNHSKPL; from the coding sequence ATGGAACTATCAGTAAAAACCGGTTCGGAAAATTCTTCCAACTTCACGAGCGACTTAATTGCAATGTTTGAGGATTGCCTTGGATGCAAGTGGACAATACATCTGTTGACGCAAATTAGTCTGGGAATTAACCGTCCGAGTGCATTGGTAAAAACCCAAAAGGGATTAACACCAAAAGTACTGAATGAATGTTTGACTCGATTGGTTCAATTTGGCATTGTCGAGAAACTAACCTATCCAGAACTTCCGCCTCGGGTTGAATATTATTTAACTCCTTTTGGCCAGGATTTTGTTGAGATTCTGGATCGGATTGAAGTCTTACAGGATAAAGCAAAAATGGCCAGGGATCACTCTACTAATCACTCTAAACCGCTGTAA
- a CDS encoding carboxymuconolactone decarboxylase family protein, whose translation MFQVHTEATAPEISKPLLEQAKKNLGMIPNLERVMAESPALLEGYVHLWELFDTTSLSPIERQVVYQTANFENQCEYCVPWHTKLAQIAGMAPNEIQALRQGEKLEDPRLEVLRQFTKSLILNRGKIVEAELKAFFAAGYSNQHALEVILGIAVKTMSNYTNSIAGTPLDKAVEKLRWKKPIISIQTNTDTV comes from the coding sequence ATGTTCCAAGTTCACACCGAAGCGACTGCACCAGAGATTTCCAAGCCACTTCTGGAACAAGCCAAGAAAAATCTTGGTATGATTCCCAACCTAGAAAGGGTTATGGCTGAGTCACCTGCCTTGCTTGAAGGCTATGTTCACCTTTGGGAGCTATTTGACACTACGTCATTATCACCGATCGAACGCCAGGTTGTTTATCAAACTGCAAACTTTGAGAACCAATGTGAGTACTGCGTTCCCTGGCACACGAAACTGGCACAAATTGCAGGTATGGCTCCAAACGAGATCCAGGCATTAAGACAGGGAGAAAAATTGGAAGACCCAAGGCTTGAAGTATTGCGGCAGTTTACTAAGTCCTTAATCTTAAATCGAGGAAAGATAGTTGAAGCCGAGCTAAAGGCCTTTTTTGCAGCAGGTTATTCTAATCAACACGCACTTGAGGTTATTTTAGGAATTGCAGTCAAGACCATGAGCAACTATACAAATTCCATTGCCGGTACGCCTCTAGATAAAGCAGTTGAGAAGCTAAGGTGGAAAAAGCCAATTATCTCAATCCAGACAAATACGGATACAGTTTAG
- a CDS encoding ion transporter, translating into MVSKSLLARLDRLIHAPRTELALVALILITAILVVYQVVSSRQGQPMAPLVILELVIRLTFIAELVTRYFIARKKQRFFRHYWLDLIAILPIPPGLGLWQLLPLLRLPRAATLINRNLNQFSPWAAATYRLQITALLLTALIIVAGGLAIFMLEGHKNQDFASIEDSLWWSFFSLISAEPIGGDARTRAGRFVTVIVILGGLTLFAVFTGIVSAVIVRRFQSGVGLKSMDLDELREHIIICGWNRSLPLVLQELQADPDMYLCPIVIVAELSELPELELRHINQNHIFFYSGDYTRIDVLEKVEIYHASRAILLADSSLPRSDQDRDARTVLAALTIEKLKPGIYTCAQLLDRNNNVQLQIAGVEDIVVADEMTGHLISSAVRNLGGMNVISELLTVQVGNQIYRLNVPKDLMQATFWQAHEYLKFRYDALLIAVETLNGIKGKQTLINPPPEHLLQASDYLIVIARQAPRLSV; encoded by the coding sequence ATGGTATCAAAATCACTCTTGGCTCGCTTAGACCGACTCATCCACGCCCCCCGGACTGAATTGGCTTTGGTGGCTTTAATTTTAATCACAGCTATCTTGGTCGTTTATCAAGTCGTCAGCAGCAGACAAGGTCAGCCGATGGCCCCGCTTGTGATTCTTGAGCTAGTTATTCGCCTGACATTTATTGCTGAACTGGTGACGCGCTACTTCATCGCCCGCAAGAAACAACGCTTTTTCCGCCATTACTGGTTAGACTTGATCGCAATTTTACCAATTCCCCCAGGCCTGGGCCTCTGGCAACTGCTACCCCTTTTACGCTTGCCGCGGGCCGCTACCCTGATTAACCGCAATCTGAATCAATTTTCCCCTTGGGCTGCAGCAACTTACCGTTTGCAGATTACGGCCCTCCTGTTAACGGCTCTGATTATTGTGGCGGGGGGCCTGGCAATCTTTATGCTAGAAGGCCACAAGAATCAAGATTTTGCCTCCATCGAGGACTCGTTGTGGTGGAGCTTTTTTTCACTAATTTCAGCGGAACCAATTGGGGGGGATGCACGAACTAGGGCTGGGCGGTTTGTGACAGTTATTGTAATTTTAGGGGGCTTAACTCTCTTTGCAGTTTTTACGGGGATTGTTTCTGCGGTCATTGTCAGACGTTTTCAATCAGGAGTGGGACTGAAAAGCATGGATTTAGACGAACTCAGGGAGCATATTATTATCTGTGGCTGGAATCGCAGTTTACCTTTGGTGCTCCAAGAACTCCAGGCCGATCCTGATATGTATCTTTGTCCGATTGTCATTGTTGCCGAACTCTCTGAACTTCCAGAACTGGAGTTGCGACATATCAATCAAAACCATATTTTTTTCTATAGTGGCGATTATACCAGAATTGATGTTCTGGAAAAAGTAGAGATATATCACGCCTCTCGGGCCATTCTCCTGGCCGATTCTTCTTTACCCCGCAGTGATCAAGATCGAGATGCCCGCACCGTTCTGGCTGCCTTAACGATTGAAAAACTCAAACCCGGCATCTACACCTGTGCCCAACTGCTTGACCGCAACAATAATGTTCAACTACAAATTGCGGGTGTCGAAGATATTGTCGTTGCCGATGAAATGACTGGGCATTTAATTAGTAGCGCAGTTCGCAACTTGGGGGGCATGAATGTGATTTCTGAGCTATTAACGGTACAAGTTGGGAATCAAATTTATCGTCTGAATGTACCCAAAGACTTAATGCAAGCGACTTTTTGGCAAGCCCATGAATATCTGAAATTTCGCTATGATGCCCTCTTGATTGCCGTTGAGACCCTCAATGGTATCAAAGGGAAGCAAACCCTGATAAATCCACCGCCAGAGCATCTTCTCCAGGCCAGCGACTATCTAATTGTGATTGCCCGCCAAGCCCCGCGTTTGTCGGTTTAG
- a CDS encoding alpha-amylase/alpha-mannosidase, with amino-acid sequence MSHPLYVAFIWHQHQPLYKSRISGRYLLPWVRLHGTKDYLDLILILSRYPKLHQTVNLVPSLILQIQDYVAGTALDPYLTAALTPEENLSEQQRWFIIEHFFDAHQRTMITPHPRYDELYQQRQTHGPAWCWEHWTPQDYSDLLAWHNLAWIDPLFWDEPEIVQWFDQGRNFSLSDRQRMIAKQRQILSEIIPQHKKMQLAGQIEITTTPYTHPILPLLADTHAGRVAVPQMALPQARFQYPEDVRRHLSRAVHFYEQTFDCKPRGLWPSEQSVSPAILPTVAEHGFNWLCSDEAVLGWTKHHFFHRDEAGNVIAPEVLYQPYRLETESGDLAIVFRDHRLSDLIGFTYSSMEPDVAAQDLIKHLDAIAARLQNHQDAPNTALAQPWLVTIALDGENCWEFYREDGLPFLEALYSRLNARQDIKLVTVSEYLNQFPPRETIPVQALHSGSWIDGNFTTWIGEPIKNKAWNLLKAARDTLAQHPEATEKTNPGAWEALYAAEGSDWFWWFGEGHSSNQDAMFDQLFREHLAALYQALGKPIPDILRHPLEQHTPTADYPPQGFIHPVIDGYGNEQDWNHAGRISVGGARGTMHRSSPVQRLWYGVDHLNFYLRFDLQAGQALGTGDCQELHFLWFYPHQTMHNSPIPLADLPNQAPLNYLFHHHVCLNLGIGKIIFQEAMPNSQWQPQAHSITYALESCLEVAVPWQNLPNIHPDWQLQLVVLLANQGSYLEYFPEHHLIPLTVP; translated from the coding sequence GTGAGTCACCCGCTCTACGTTGCCTTTATTTGGCATCAACACCAACCCCTCTACAAAAGCCGGATTAGTGGGCGTTACCTCTTGCCTTGGGTCAGACTCCATGGAACTAAAGATTACCTGGATCTGATTCTGATTCTCTCCCGTTATCCGAAGTTGCATCAAACGGTTAATTTGGTGCCGTCTCTGATTCTGCAAATTCAGGATTATGTGGCTGGAACGGCTTTAGACCCCTACTTGACTGCTGCCCTTACCCCAGAGGAAAATCTGAGCGAACAGCAGCGCTGGTTTATCATTGAGCATTTTTTTGATGCCCACCAGCGGACAATGATTACCCCCCATCCCCGCTATGATGAACTCTATCAACAACGACAAACCCATGGCCCGGCCTGGTGTTGGGAGCATTGGACTCCTCAGGATTACAGTGACTTATTAGCTTGGCATAACCTGGCCTGGATTGATCCGCTCTTTTGGGATGAACCAGAAATTGTCCAGTGGTTTGATCAAGGCCGGAACTTTAGTTTGAGTGATCGTCAACGGATGATTGCAAAACAACGGCAAATCTTGAGCGAGATCATCCCGCAACATAAAAAGATGCAATTGGCGGGGCAGATTGAAATTACGACAACTCCCTACACCCATCCAATTTTGCCCCTTTTAGCGGATACCCATGCCGGTCGCGTTGCAGTGCCCCAAATGGCCTTACCCCAGGCCCGGTTTCAATATCCCGAAGATGTCCGGCGGCATTTAAGTCGGGCCGTCCATTTCTATGAACAAACCTTTGACTGTAAACCTCGTGGCCTCTGGCCCTCTGAGCAATCCGTCAGTCCGGCGATTTTACCCACGGTGGCTGAACATGGCTTTAATTGGCTGTGCTCCGATGAAGCGGTCTTGGGTTGGACAAAACATCACTTTTTCCATCGGGATGAAGCCGGAAATGTGATTGCCCCGGAGGTTCTCTATCAGCCCTATCGCCTCGAAACCGAGTCCGGTGACTTAGCCATTGTCTTTCGAGATCATCGCCTCTCGGATTTGATTGGCTTCACCTATAGTTCGATGGAGCCGGATGTGGCTGCCCAGGATTTAATTAAGCATCTAGATGCAATTGCAGCTCGCCTTCAGAATCATCAAGACGCGCCAAACACCGCCCTAGCGCAACCCTGGCTGGTGACCATTGCCTTAGACGGGGAAAACTGTTGGGAGTTTTATCGGGAAGATGGCTTACCCTTTTTAGAGGCCCTTTATTCCCGGCTCAATGCCCGCCAAGACATTAAATTAGTCACCGTCAGTGAATACCTGAACCAATTTCCCCCCCGTGAAACCATTCCTGTCCAGGCCCTCCACAGTGGTTCTTGGATTGATGGCAACTTTACCACCTGGATTGGGGAGCCAATTAAAAACAAGGCCTGGAATCTCCTCAAAGCCGCCCGTGACACCTTGGCCCAGCACCCAGAAGCCACTGAAAAAACTAACCCTGGGGCCTGGGAAGCCCTCTATGCCGCCGAAGGTTCCGACTGGTTTTGGTGGTTTGGGGAAGGCCATTCCTCGAATCAGGATGCCATGTTTGACCAACTGTTTCGGGAGCATTTAGCCGCCCTTTACCAGGCCCTCGGTAAACCCATTCCTGATATTCTCCGACATCCCCTTGAGCAACATACCCCCACGGCCGATTATCCGCCCCAAGGTTTTATCCATCCCGTGATTGATGGGTATGGCAATGAGCAGGACTGGAACCATGCCGGCCGAATTAGTGTGGGGGGCGCGCGGGGAACCATGCACCGAAGCAGTCCCGTGCAGCGACTTTGGTATGGGGTGGATCACCTGAATTTTTATCTTCGCTTTGATCTCCAGGCCGGGCAAGCCTTGGGAACAGGGGACTGTCAAGAACTCCATTTCCTCTGGTTTTACCCCCATCAAACCATGCACAATAGCCCCATTCCCTTGGCAGATTTACCGAACCAGGCCCCCCTCAATTATCTTTTCCACCATCATGTCTGCTTGAATTTAGGGATTGGAAAAATTATTTTTCAAGAAGCCATGCCCAACTCCCAATGGCAGCCCCAGGCCCATAGCATTACCTATGCCCTAGAAAGCTGCTTAGAGGTAGCTGTCCCCTGGCAAAATCTCCCCAATATCCATCCCGATTGGCAGTTACAGTTGGTGGTTCTCCTTGCAAATCAGGGAAGTTATCTCGAATATTTTCCAGAGCATCACCTAATTCCCTTGACCGTACCTTAA
- a CDS encoding metallophosphoesterase translates to MIGIRQAGLSVERLTVPVKNLPQAWAGVTIAQLSDLHFDGESLSSQFLQATLAVINQAEPDLICLTGDYVTDNPEPIHELSHHLHQLQARLGVYACLGNHDVYYPESQAIVTQALENVGIQVLWDKIAYPLGPGLAVVGLRDFWSFQFNPGLLLDGLPPDLPRLVLSHNPDSAKVLQNWRVDLQLSGHTHGGQVVIPNLGPLVAWLKPLRKKLPKLWRPTFSAMTKGSERTVQYWQWAEGLHQVGTNWLYVNRGLGSYWPGRWNCPPEVTLITLVAAPQTEPVLASVPERLQSVPTCV, encoded by the coding sequence ATGATTGGGATTAGGCAAGCTGGATTGAGTGTTGAACGTCTGACAGTCCCAGTTAAAAATTTGCCCCAGGCCTGGGCAGGAGTGACCATTGCCCAACTCTCGGACTTACATTTTGATGGGGAAAGCCTATCGAGTCAGTTTCTCCAAGCCACCCTTGCCGTGATCAACCAGGCCGAGCCAGATTTAATTTGCCTAACTGGGGACTATGTGACGGACAATCCAGAGCCGATCCATGAACTTAGCCACCATTTGCACCAGTTACAGGCCCGCTTGGGGGTTTACGCCTGTTTGGGCAACCATGATGTGTATTACCCTGAATCCCAAGCAATTGTCACCCAGGCCCTCGAAAATGTGGGCATCCAAGTCCTATGGGATAAAATTGCCTATCCCTTGGGGCCTGGCCTGGCAGTGGTGGGGTTACGGGATTTTTGGAGTTTTCAATTTAATCCAGGTTTGCTCTTAGATGGGTTACCGCCAGACTTGCCACGGCTTGTCCTTTCCCATAATCCTGATAGTGCCAAGGTCTTACAAAACTGGCGGGTGGATTTACAACTCTCTGGGCATACTCACGGGGGGCAAGTGGTGATTCCCAATCTGGGGCCGCTGGTGGCCTGGTTAAAACCCTTAAGAAAAAAACTCCCAAAACTTTGGCGACCCACCTTTAGTGCCATGACCAAGGGGAGTGAGCGGACGGTGCAGTATTGGCAATGGGCTGAGGGCTTACATCAGGTCGGGACAAATTGGCTCTATGTGAATCGGGGCCTGGGTTCCTATTGGCCAGGGCGATGGAACTGTCCCCCGGAAGTGACTCTGATTACCTTAGTTGCTGCCCCTCAAACTGAGCCAGTTTTAGCCTCTGTCCCTGAACGTCTGCAATCCGTTCCCACCTGTGTGTGA
- a CDS encoding DUF5340 domain-containing protein has protein sequence MHPPSSTTPTIPLPSHIHYELLLKLLEQQSLPSLPPGSPSYTQVQQIIIQLRKAFAVQKNLEHECEQIGWGVEYRWSLTQPTGRAS, from the coding sequence GTGCATCCACCATCTTCAACTACGCCGACAATTCCCTTGCCTTCCCACATCCACTATGAATTATTACTCAAGCTTTTAGAACAACAGTCTCTCCCCAGTTTGCCCCCCGGCAGCCCCAGCTATACCCAAGTTCAGCAGATTATCATTCAGTTACGGAAGGCTTTCGCTGTCCAGAAAAATCTTGAGCATGAATGTGAACAAATCGGCTGGGGCGTGGAGTATCGCTGGTCATTAACCCAACCCACGGGGCGAGCCTCATAA
- a CDS encoding AAA family ATPase yields the protein MGFRADLDLLLRARYPLLFIPTGEEERLEAILKDLQPQRAVYIWDFVEGYQGNPNDAGFGKRNPLQALEFVEKLPTAAAAILVLRDFQRFLEDVAISRKLRNLARLLKAQPKTILIISPNVNIPADLADAITVVEFPLPKAHEIETEIRHLWQQLGQTIPEKGLGALVRACQGLTLERIRRVLGQAIAKNNALSLEDVDLILAEKRQILQQTQILDYSPATETLADIGGLENLKDWLLRRGGSFSERARQYGLPYPRGLLLVGIQGTGKSLTAKVIAHQWQLPLLRLDVGRLFAGLVGESESRTRQMIQIAEALAPCVLWIDEIDKAFMGMDGRGDAGTSSRVFGTFITWMAEKTSPVFVVATANNIQALPPELLRKGRFDEIFFVGLPTSEEREAIFHVHLTRLRPQTIRNYDLHRLAYETPDFSGAEIEQCIIEAMHIGFSQERDFTTEDILTAASEMVPLARTASEQVHHLQAWAAAGKARSASRYGLGLPKSQPD from the coding sequence ATGGGATTTCGAGCAGATTTGGATTTACTCTTACGGGCCAGATACCCCCTATTGTTTATCCCCACAGGTGAAGAAGAACGCTTAGAAGCCATTCTCAAAGATTTGCAACCCCAACGAGCCGTGTATATTTGGGACTTTGTTGAGGGCTATCAAGGTAATCCCAATGATGCGGGCTTTGGGAAACGGAATCCACTCCAGGCCTTGGAATTTGTTGAAAAGCTCCCCACTGCGGCTGCGGCCATTTTGGTCTTACGGGATTTTCAGCGATTTTTAGAGGATGTGGCCATTTCTCGGAAACTACGGAACCTAGCCCGACTCTTGAAAGCGCAACCGAAAACCATCCTGATTATTTCTCCAAATGTCAATATTCCCGCCGACTTGGCCGATGCGATCACGGTGGTGGAGTTTCCCCTCCCCAAAGCCCATGAAATTGAAACCGAAATCCGTCATCTTTGGCAGCAACTCGGGCAAACCATCCCAGAAAAGGGCCTGGGTGCGCTAGTCCGGGCTTGTCAGGGGTTAACCTTGGAACGGATTCGCCGCGTCTTGGGCCAGGCCATTGCCAAAAATAATGCCTTGAGCCTGGAGGATGTGGACTTAATTCTGGCGGAAAAGCGACAAATTCTCCAGCAAACCCAGATTTTAGACTACTCCCCAGCCACAGAAACGTTGGCCGATATTGGCGGCCTGGAAAATCTCAAGGATTGGCTGTTGCGGCGGGGTGGCTCCTTTTCGGAACGGGCGCGACAGTATGGCTTACCTTATCCCCGCGGCTTGCTGCTAGTCGGAATTCAAGGCACAGGTAAATCCTTAACCGCGAAAGTGATTGCTCACCAATGGCAGTTACCCCTGTTGCGCTTGGATGTGGGGCGGCTGTTTGCGGGCCTGGTCGGAGAGTCGGAATCTCGCACCCGTCAAATGATCCAAATTGCCGAAGCTTTGGCCCCTTGTGTCCTTTGGATTGACGAAATTGATAAGGCCTTTATGGGGATGGATGGGCGGGGAGATGCCGGAACCAGTAGTCGCGTCTTTGGAACCTTTATTACTTGGATGGCGGAGAAAACATCCCCAGTGTTTGTAGTAGCTACAGCGAATAATATCCAGGCCCTCCCCCCAGAACTATTACGGAAAGGCCGCTTTGATGAGATTTTCTTCGTTGGGTTGCCTACCAGTGAAGAACGGGAAGCCATTTTCCACGTCCATCTGACCCGACTACGGCCCCAAACTATTCGCAATTACGATCTCCACCGTCTGGCCTATGAAACCCCTGATTTTTCCGGGGCGGAAATTGAACAATGTATTATCGAGGCGATGCACATTGGCTTTAGTCAGGAACGGGACTTCACCACTGAAGATATTTTGACCGCCGCTAGTGAAATGGTTCCCCTTGCCCGCACAGCCTCAGAACAAGTTCATCATCTCCAGGCCTGGGCCGCGGCCGGTAAAGCGAGATCTGCCTCCCGCTATGGCTTGGGGTTGCCGAAATCTCAGCCAGATTAA
- a CDS encoding DUF177 domain-containing protein produces the protein MELAPLSIPGLTKLPQQTWRQDFKFILAEFVSLTPIQGWITVQHQSSYLQVATEAKTIINLTCDRCLQQYNQRILCQVEELIWLESDDLEAGIETGSQELDLLERLPAQGDFDPQDWLYQQLCLSLPHPQICQVDCRGLEVELSPTYGQSDLTERPERVDHRWASLAALKQQLEP, from the coding sequence ATGGAACTGGCTCCCCTCTCGATTCCGGGCTTAACCAAGCTCCCCCAGCAAACCTGGCGCCAGGACTTTAAGTTCATTTTGGCTGAGTTTGTCAGTTTGACCCCGATTCAAGGCTGGATCACAGTGCAACATCAGAGTTCCTACTTACAGGTCGCCACTGAGGCCAAAACCATCATTAACCTGACCTGTGATCGGTGTTTGCAGCAGTATAACCAGCGAATTTTGTGCCAGGTGGAGGAATTAATTTGGTTGGAATCGGATGACTTAGAGGCAGGGATCGAAACAGGTAGCCAAGAACTGGATTTATTAGAACGTTTACCGGCCCAAGGTGACTTTGATCCCCAAGATTGGCTCTATCAGCAGCTCTGTTTGAGTTTGCCCCATCCCCAAATTTGCCAAGTCGATTGTCGGGGCCTGGAGGTGGAACTCTCGCCAACTTATGGACAATCTGACTTAACTGAACGACCAGAGCGAGTGGATCATCGCTGGGCTAGTTTAGCCGCCTTAAAGCAACAGTTAGAGCCTTAG
- a CDS encoding BLUF domain-containing protein: protein MSLHRLLYLSTGRADLAYPDLRDIMAKSEVNNARDGITGILCFGNNRFVQALEGDRKQISETYARILNDPRHTDPELVEFGPIDCRAFTKWSMRLIQWDINEPATIREIRMKYCSGALFDPSTMNAKQCLSLLMDMHALQG, encoded by the coding sequence ATGAGTTTGCATCGGCTGTTGTATTTAAGTACCGGGCGGGCCGACTTAGCCTATCCAGATTTGCGGGACATTATGGCCAAGTCAGAAGTCAACAACGCGCGGGATGGGATCACCGGGATTCTTTGCTTTGGGAATAATCGCTTTGTCCAGGCCTTGGAAGGTGATCGGAAACAAATCAGTGAAACCTATGCCCGCATCTTGAATGATCCCCGCCATACGGATCCAGAGTTAGTAGAATTTGGGCCGATTGATTGCCGGGCTTTCACGAAATGGTCAATGCGTCTGATTCAGTGGGACATTAACGAACCCGCCACGATTCGGGAGATTCGGATGAAGTACTGCTCCGGTGCGTTGTTTGATCCCTCAACGATGAATGCTAAACAATGTTTGAGTTTGTTGATGGATATGCATGCGTTACAAGGTTAG
- a CDS encoding MoaD/ThiS family protein has protein sequence MSVKVLIPTPLQKLTRDQAMLECHATSISELLDSLEEDCPGIKGRLCDESGQLRRFINFYVNNEDIRFLDGPQTPLQDGDEVSIIPAIAGG, from the coding sequence ATGTCCGTTAAAGTTTTAATTCCCACACCCCTGCAAAAACTCACCCGCGACCAGGCCATGCTTGAGTGTCACGCCACCTCCATTAGTGAATTACTAGACTCCCTTGAGGAGGACTGCCCAGGAATTAAAGGGCGGCTCTGTGATGAATCCGGGCAACTGCGGCGGTTTATCAACTTCTATGTCAACAACGAAGATATTCGCTTCCTGGATGGCCCCCAAACTCCCCTCCAAGATGGCGATGAAGTCAGTATCATTCCGGCCATTGCAGGGGGTTAA